The region TAGAGCACAGGAAACGTGGGCTAGAGAAACGGtccagaagcagaaggaagaaacgTCAGTAGAAATCATTCATGAGGAGGGAACGGGAGCTGCAGTGGATTAAAACCAGAACATTGTTAAGCGTACTGACACCAGAGCGGAGGAGGAATAAGATAAACAGGAGGAACGGCTCACCAAAACCATACAGAAAAGTCATCCCCCTATTAGCAGCGCGGCACGGGCCAGGCGTTGTGCAAGAGCGCGGGCAGCGAGCCcaaggggagcagagggacagaGCGGTCCGGCCGCAGCCGCGCCGGCTCCGCGCAGCTGGGGTGGGCGCAGGGCTCCCTCGGCCGGGGACCAGCACCCTCCTGCCGCCGGGACCCCGGGCGCGGCATCGCCGGCAGCAGCGCGCGTGGCCGGGGCCGTGGCAGGGCTGTCGCCGGCACGCGCGTGCCAGCCCAGGGGCGCGCCGGGACGATGCGTTGTGTTGTCAAACCGTGCTCGTCCGTGGCCCTCCGAACAggcaacagaaataatttaaagagatgatgagacatttttattattcccATGAAATTATATGGAATTATAGTTTTAAATGAAGGTGACAggtttaaaatgtgtattttagaGCAAAATTAATGCTGTGCTTTCTTGAGTCAGGAAGGTTGGCCAGTCAGGGGGTCATCTCCCGCTGTGCGTGGGGTTTAGGATGCCGAGGGTGAAATCTGTTTGTAGGGGAGCGGCCGCTGTTCCCGGCAAGCGCAGAAAGCGGCATTGCTGGTGCTCAGCTGCCTGCGTGGCAGCTGTGGATGGTGCTGCCACATCTGGCGCAGCCGTTCGGAGCCCGCGCCGCTGCGAGGAGCGGAGACGGGCACAGGTGCCCGTGCAGACACGCGGGGTGCCAACGGCAGAGCCCCAGGACCCGCTCTATCCAGAGCACGAATACCTGCCCTTAAACAGATTTGAAGAGGTTAATTGGGCCGGGATGTACATGGTTGCGATACATCTCTAATGGAAATGTTGATTCAAGAAGCCATGGCTCTAGTGATTTTTGTActgctgtaattatttttaaactttcttttcgGCACTGTTGATAACAGCTTGGGACTGTGCCTGCGTGACCTGATTAAACTTACAAATTGTCAGCCTTGATCTATAGGATGCAGAAGAGATTGCTGACTGAGCATCGCTTTGGAAATTCTCGATTTAAAACGAAAATTAGATTTAAAATCTTGTTCCCAGCGATACAGCGCAAGAGCACTGGCGATTTTAAGCACATACTCAGTATCCTGGCATCGCAAGGGGCCGCCGGAGCCTCCGCACCCCGCTCCCACAGCGGCCATTCCCGGGGCCGTGCCCCCGGTTCTGCCTCCACCATTTCCCTCCTCCGATGGGAGATTGCAGCTCCACCTCTGTGGAGCCGGAGTCCGTGGGCACGCATGGAAATGGCTGCGTCCGCGGGATTTATGccagtgggagctgcagcacctccCTGCCTTTTGCCTGAAGCCTCCTGTAGTTGAGGAGCAAGTGGCAGCTTTTTCCCCAGGCATTTTAAACCAACGCCTGGGCCTCGCAGGAGGGGTGGAATCCAGTGGTGCAAGTCTCTGTAGAAGTAACGTGGTGCTTAGATCCATttggaaggaaatgagaagcaaatcaattatttccaaataaataatgCACTTACTTTTACCACAAGGTCTTGCGTCAAGGTGATATAACGTATAGGATAATGCCAGCCTTGCGTAGATGTAGCTCTGTCTTGGAAAAGAGCCGGAAGGCGTATGTCTCTGTACTCACGGGAATGCTCCTTTCATGCTTACAGTGAGGTGTTTAAAGATTCTGCAGGGTCCTTTAAAAGCCTCCTGAAGATGTTCCTGCTCCGTATGGGAACCGAGAGGTCCTGCAGCCCTGCCGTCGCCCCGCGGCACCCGCCTGGGCTGCGGTGCACGGCGCCTGCCCCGGAGGAGGGTGCCCGTGCGGGTACGGCCGCAGGGCCGGAGGCAGGGCCGTGGGCCGGGCCGGCGCCCGTGGCCCCGCGGGGCAGGAGGGCTCTGCAGAAGGGCTCCTCGCAGGCGTGCAGCGagcgggcagcggccgggcaGATGCGAGAAATACTGACTgtgttttctcttgttctctcttttctgcCCAAGGTTTGAGCATCCGAGGAGCCCAGGAGGAAGACCCTCCCGATCCCCAGCTAATGAGACTAGACAATATGCTTCTGGCAGAAGGAGTCTCAGGTCCGGAGAAAGGTGGGGGATCGgcggcagcagctgcagccgcagcagccTCTGGAGGGTCTTCAGATAACTCTATTGAACACTCAGATTACAGAGCCAAATTGACCCAGATCAGACAAATCTATCACACAGAGCTGGAGAAATATGAACAGGTCAGACATCAGCCTCTCAGTTGTACGTGTACCTGCCGCTGCTCTCCTCCGCACCTCCGCTTGCCAGTGCCCGCCGCTGCCCAGCTCCGGACCacatcccctcctccccttccccgcccctGTCCCCCGTAAAGAGCCGTGATGCTGCGGGAGTCTGTCGGGCTTCGAGGAGCCGCTGCTGGACCCAGGACGCATGTCTTGCATGCCTGAGTGTTTCCTGTTGTCTGTAACCGCACAAAAGCAACACGGGACCCCGCGTTTCTCCCCTTGGAGCCAGCccgagagggagagaggaggagagctgtCTGTCACTTGGTGCTGCTTTCGTGCCCCATGCTGAAGCGTTGCAAGGCTGGGTCTGGCGCATCGGGGAGCGCAGGCGGGCGAGGGCCGTGCTGGCGATCTCAGCCCATGGGCTCCCGGAGCAGGAGGTGGGAGGCTCCGGTGCCAGGCTCGGCCACGGCGTGTCGGCCGTAGCAGGTTGCAAGGGAGCGGACAGCGGGGCACCGGCACAGCGCCTGGCCCGGGCTTCGGCTTCAGGAGCTGCCGCTACGGATAGGAAATATGGAAATCCCAGTTCAGGTGGGCCCTGGCGCTCGGTGTCTTTGTTTGGAGCGAAGAGCGTGCTGCAGAGACCTGTGGGTTTCCGTTcgctgctgggagctggtgaCCCGCCACATTTGCCACGCCGCTGGCACCGGGAACGTTTGCCACGTGCTGCCGGCTGGTGCTGGGCGCAGCATGGCTCCTACccgcggggtggggggctgcaccGCCCCGGTTTCCCCGTAATCCGTGGGAGAGGCCGCTCTGCCTCctctcttttctggttttgcaatgAACAACGGCGTCAAAGGAGACGGGGGAGGGAAGAATGGCACGAGACCCCTGCCCCTTGCAGGCCTCAAGTGATGTCTTCATTTTCCCCTCCCAGAGGTGTCCTAATAAAGCCTGTAAACCCGGAGCCTAATCAGCTCAGTGAACCTCATCAGCTGGTGGTTTCCTGAGCTGAGCCGGGGAAGTCCTGCGCTTGCCCCCAGCCCATCACGGCAAAGCGTCGGGCTGTACagaccaaaaccacaaaagagaTGTGGAGGCAGTGATAAAACCTCTCGAAACCGCGAGGGCGAGGAGACGAGCGCACCGTGCTGCCCGGCGCCTTCCCCAGCCCCCGCTCTGCCTCGCACgtttcccctccctgtccccccggCCTGAAGCGGGGCCTGGGTGCCTCGGTAACTCCTTACTGtggaatttcccttttttcacgCAAAGCCCCTCTGAAAGGTCTCTGGCTACTGCGCTTTGCTCTTTTGTGCCACCAGAAACAAAGGCATGGTCCGTGACAGGCCCAGCGGTGCCGGCCGAGCGTCAGCAGCGGACGGGAGcgatggggtggtgggggggggtgcggggcaccGGTGGAGCATGGAGGAGCTGTGGGGGCACGGTGCCCGCCGGCGCAGCCCACGCAGCATCCCgctgccggggctggcgggACCGCGGCCCAGGCAGCACGAGGCTGGCGCGCATGGTTCAGGTGCCGGTGGCACAGTGTGGCTCAGGTGCCGGTGGCACGGTGTGGCTCAGGTGCCAGCGGCATGGCATGGCTCAGGTGCCAGTGGCACAGTATGGTTCAGGTACCGGTGGCAGGGCATGGCTCAGGTGCCAGCGGCACGGCATGGTTCGGGTGCCAGTGGAACGGCGTGGTTCAGGTGCCAGCGGCACAGTATGGCTCAGGTGCCGGTGGCATGGCGTGGCTCAGGTGCCAGTGGCACAGTATGGTTCAGGTGCCGGTGGCACAGTATGGCTCAGGTGCCGGTGGCATGGCGTGGCTCAGGTGCCAGTGGCACAGTATGGTTCAGGTGCCGGTGGCACGGCGTGGTTCAGGTGCCGGTGGCATGGCGTGGCTCAGGTGCCAGCAGCACAGTATGGCTCAGGTGCCAGCGGCACAGTATGGCTCAGGTGCCAGTGGCATGGCATGGTTCAGATACCAGTGGCACAGTATTGTTCAGGTGCCAGTGGCACGGCGTGGTTCAGGTGCTGGTGGCACGGCATGGCTCAGGTGCCTGTGGCACGGCATGGTTCAGGTCCCAGTGGCACGGCAAGGCTCAGGTGCCGGTGGCACAGTGTGGCTCAGGTGCCGGTGGCATGGCGTAGTTCAGGTGCCAGTGGCATGGCATGGCTCAGATGCCGGTGGCACGGCATGGCTCAGGTGCCAGTGGCACTGCCTCGTCTGTGCCGCCTCTTTCCCAGTGCTGTTCAAGTGGTGAACAAACTGAGCAAATAACTGGCGGGGTCTTTGTGCCaatctcctttcctccctcaaatgaaccccccccccaccctccaaGGACCCCAAATGTCCTGCGCGGACCCGTGGGCTCTCCTTGCGCCGCAGGGCCCAGCGTGCAGCCCGTGGCGCGGGGATGGCGATGCTGTCAGACTAACGAGCGCCGTCGAGCGGGAGCGTGTCTTATAAAACCACGGGGACGCAGGCTGGAGGCAGATCTGGGGCCAAAGCAGCTGCAGGTCGGTGCTCGCAGCCGTTCCCTGGCAAGTGTCCTTTGACTCTAATAAGTTTAATGATGTGGGGGAAGCAGTAGCATTTTTAGCCCTGTAGCTCCATTTACAAAGGTTTCGGCTGAAATGTCACAGCCATCCGTCCACACCACGGGAAACTTTGGAGGATGCTCAAGTGCTGCTAGGAGAGGGAGAGGTGGAGCTGATCGGAAACGCGTACGCTTCCCTGTTGATCCTGACACCCAGCAACGTCTGCTCTGCAGAAATATGGTAATTCCTCCAGCCTTGCAGCAAACCGTCTCCTGCCGGTTTGTCTCAACACGGTGCCCGTCTCCGCAGCCGAGAGGCAGCCAGGACTTTGCATCTCTGCCTCCACGGCTGCAGGTTCCTGAGCGGCGGGTGCCCTCCTGCAGCCGGGAGCCGCTCAGCCCCCGCGCAGGGGCACCTGCCCGCGTCGGCGAGCCGCTCGTGCCGTCGCAATGCTGGCGCAGGCGCTCCTGCGGCCCCGCTGCAGCCGGCAGCGGGAACCAGAGCGTCTTCCGGGAGATGCTTTCCAGGCAGAGTTTGATCCTGACATTTGTTGCCAGTTAGGGGAATGCGCTcggaagggaagaaaaaaaaaaaagagaaagagaaatggaaagtgTGTCACGCCATCACACAGCTCTCCCCTCGCCGTGCGCCGGGAGAAATGGCCGTACACAGGCGGCTCCTTCCATAATTTACAGCTACTATAATAGAGATGACATATTGAAAGCTATCTTCTATAATtacactgaaatacattttttgctgTAGGCAAAAGTACTGTAAGGGTCCCAGGCCTCCCGGAGCAGCTGGGAACCTGCTTCCTGAGTTCACAGATGTCTTCTGAATTCACCCCAAATTGGGGTGAAGTGTGGCTGCTCGGAAGGCACCACCAGCCCCACGGAGCGCCGGCTGGTGCCGTGCCCCTGAAGAGCGTTTtgggccatttcctctcgtttTCTTGCGCTCATCTGAGGAGTCTTGATGAAGCATTAAGGCTAGCAGGAGCATCCCTGCTCCTACAAGGTTTCTGAGCAGGTTAACAAGGCCATCGCTTATAACCTGACATTATTAATAATGTCTCGGGCACCAAGCAGAGGCCTGAAAAATAGTACTGAAAAAGGGATCAAGTAGCTCGGATGCTATAaataaacaagagaaaacaagacaaagcaTCAGAGTCTTCTGAGCTTACTTCCACGCTGCTGCACTGAAGTAGCTCTGCAGATGGGAGGTGCTGGTGAAGATGAATTAAAAGCGGGCCCTCTAAGTAGCTGTAACCAAACAAAGTCTCATCAAGCGATGCACGTAAATTCAGGGAAAGATTTTTGCTTCTTGAATCAAGAAACTCACTTTAGCTTTGAAGCATCCAGTCTTTGATACGATATTTGTGGAGAAATGCTTCTCATAGAAAAGACatacctgaaaatatttttaatgcaacagTTGCCATTTTTATTGcactttaaaatttaattccCCGGATCCGCAAACAAAGGGATGCGTGGCACGCTGTGCGCCTGAAATGTTCTTTCAGTGCCAACCACTCGGATTCAGCCGTATCTTTGGGGCAGTCCGAGCCGCTCTCTTGTCTctgggagggagctgctgcATTTCGGTGCCTGCGTCACCTTACCTCTGTGCACCATTGACCGCGTGAGCCGAAGCTGGTGCTTTTGCCGTCGGGCGGATGGCTGAACCCAAGCTTTTGCATGCCGAGCCTGTCCAGGCAGCTCAGCAGACGCACGCAGGCAGGACGCGGTCCTGGTGTGGCGAGGCCAGCGGGagcccggccgcctcccccgcccAGGCCGGGGGCCACCGCGCTTCCCGGGGGGCTCGGAGCCCGCGCCGGGTGGGCGAGCTGCTCTGCCGGCTCTGCGTTTGCACAGGCCAAAGCTTTGGGATGGCAGCGGGAGAAGCAGGTCACCCGGGacagctcctgctctccctgggCGAGAGGAGGGCGGCCGGGGGTGCTCCGGGCAGCGTCCCCGTCTCTTGCTGGTCACCTCCGCGAGCTTTGCTGCCTGAAACGTCAAAAcggaaagaaagcaaatacgCAAATGGGAGGTGAGGATGAGACGCGTCGGGCTCCGTAACCTGGAGCTCAGAAAGTCTTGGGAAGGCCGGGGAGCGGCAGCTGGCGGGAGGAGCCGTCGCGGCTGCGCTGGCGTGGAGCGGCGCTGAGCCGGCGCAGCCCCCGCGGCGCCGTGACCtgggcacgctcggcggtgGCAGGTGAAGGGCGCCCGCGCCGAGGCTCACCGGGCCTCGCCGAGCCTTGCCGGAGCGCTGCCTCCGAACGGGTGCTGCAAGGATGTAAATTAGCCTGTAATTTACTTTCAGtagtgtaaagaaaaaaaaaaaaatcactttgccTGAAGTGTATGCATCTTTCTTAAGGGTGTACCCAGATTTTAATTATCTAAATGTAAATACTTAACGAATTTTACTTAGAGTAATGAGCTAAAGTGCACACTACATAAATGAGATGTTCTAATTAATCATGTATGAACTACTGGTTTAAAGAAAAGCTATGTGAATTCTGCGAATGTTGGGCTATTGCCAAATTGCTAATCAGCATTTGCATTCATAGATGGCTTCACTTAATAAGTTGTGAGACGTTCAGCAAATGCTATAGGAAATTATGAGTTTTTAGAGGCATAAACTTTTCACTTTTAACTCTTTCCCTCGCACAATCTATCGAAATGCAGGAGGATCCCTGAAAACGTCGTTGTCAGACAAATTATGTAGATATTTTTCACCCTGGCTTTAGAGGAAAAGAGGAGCTAGAGTCAAACAGATTCGTAGCGTGTGGGGTCTGGACGAGATACTCGCGGTGCTTCCTCCGCGTGATTTACTGGCTGCTGAGCGTCGTGCCCGTCGCCCGTTGCATTAGATGCACGAGAGTGAAATCCTGCGGGATGGGGGTAGGTTAGTGCCCGAAACGTGCTGGAATACCAGGCTGGCTGCGGGAAGGGAGTCGCCCCGTGGCCGCCACGCAGCTCTGCCTAGCAGACAGCAGgcctggggtttgtttttgaaagagaTAAGGGAGACATAAATCAGCGGAGTTCGTGGCAGCTTCCAGCCTGCGTGGGGGAGGCCGGGGTGCCAGCGTGACAGCCGTTTGGCCATGCGGAGGCTCGGATCAGGCAGCGTCTGTTGACGATGCATCCTGGAGAAGTTTATATCATCGTGTCCGCTTGCCTGCGCCGTCTGGGACTGATAATTGACGGCTCCTTGtgccttccctcctccagcacctcgGCGCTGCGGCGCGGGCCAGGCTCGGGCACGGCTTTGCCGAAACGCACGCTCTGAGGGGACGTGTGCGGCGTCTCAGAAAGGTCTAGAGACCCTCGCCCGCTGCGGGCTGcgagccctgcctgctgcctgcccggcGCTCGGCGCGCTGCAGGACGGGCGGCCCTTGCCCGGCTTTGCTCGCTCGGCTGCTGAGCGCGCGCTGGTCCCCGCTCTCATCCTCCTCCAGCCCGCAGCCATCACGCGTGCCGATCCCCACCTCTCCTCGCCACCGCGGCctggcgggggccgcggggccgcagCCTGAAAGGGATGAGCGTGGAAGGAGCCGTGCCGCGGTCGCTCGGCTCCCCTGGATGCCGCAGGATGGTGCCGGCTCTCACGGCCGGGGCTCCTGCCATCCGCCCCCGCGGCTGCGCGCGCGTGGAGGGGACGGGGCAGAGCGagggtcccccagcccccccggcgcTGCGTCCCCCCCCGGCAGCCAGGCCTGAGCTTGTGTCCTTGTGGGACGGCGCAAAACAATTTCTGAGCCTCTCCTTCCTTCGCAGGCATGTAATGAATTTACCACACATGTGATGAACCTCCTCAGAGAACAGAGCCGGACACGTCCCATTTCTCCCAAGGAGATTGAAAGGATGGTGGGCATCATTCATCgaaaattcagctccatccagATGCAACTCAAACAAAGTACTTGTGAAGCAGTAATGATTTTAAGATCAAGGTTCCTCGATGCCAGGTAAGGCAGAGGCGAGTGCCCCTGGCTCTTTTCggggggaaggggcagctgcagggcagctcaGGGAGAGCCTGGCCCTGCCGGGAGCTGCATCCCCACGTGGGCAGGGAGCGCCGGGGAGCCCGCTctgccccagcacacagcccGGGCCCACGTCCTTCGCCCCGCAGCTGCTGCGAAAGGGGAGTTTCCTGCACAGAGCTTCCATAAGCAGCAGCGTCTTCTCTACATATTTTAGTGCAAAGACTAGGCTTGCTTACCCAATGCTTGCTTGTTTACCCTGCTCGCACGGGAGTCACGCAGGGTTTGTGCAAAGGGCTGTTTTGTCACCCCGGCAGTTATTTAAATGGCTGCCGGTACCGATGTCTCGCAGCATAAGGCCGGCCTTGCAAAACACTGACCCCGTAATGGAAGAGCTAAGTTCTCTGGGAGGGACGTGCCCACGGGCTGTGGCTGACGCTGGGTTAGCAGCTGCGCACGCCCGAGGTAAGAAGGGTGCTGATGCTTCCAAAAGCCAGATCCGCTGGCCCGTCTCCCAGCGAGCTGCCGCCTGACCAGGGAGCGGGAGAAGGCAGCACCTTCGGAACCGCTCACAGCCTGCACGTGCGTCCCTCAGACACCCGTGTTGCTGCCGGAGCTCAGCGCCTTCCGAACCGCTCACAGCCTGCACGTGCGTCCCTCGGACACCCGTGTTGCTGCCGGAGCTCAGCGCCTTCCGAACCGCTCACAGCCTGCACGTGCGTCCCTCGGACACCCGTGTTGCTGCCGGAGCTCAGCGCCTTCCAAACCGCTCACAGCCTGCACGTGCGTCCCTCGGACACCCGTGTTGCTGCCGGAGCTCAGCGCCCATCCCCGCAGCCCACCGGCCCCCAAAGCGGGCTGTGCTTTCTGCAGGCTGCGAGGAAACAGGCAGATGGGGATTAGGAGTGGGTTAATAGGCACAGCCAGATCCGTTTGGAAGCCCTGATGAGGTGGGACTTCaatccccagccctgtgccttTCACAGGGCTCCCATCCACAGAGCAGGACgctggcagctggcagagcccgGCAGAGCAGGAGCCGAGCccggcagagcagggaggagcagcaggcGCCATGCAGAGCCTGCCTTCAGCAGCTAGCTCATGCTTCACACCTGAAAGCTGTGAGGAGCTAAAcaagagcaaaataattttattaacaaGGAGGTCACTGGCAGGTGTGGCAAATTAGGGTAATTACAAACAGTTGGAGGAAATGTCTGTGGAGAGCTCCAGTAACTGCAAAAGGTAGAGCTTGCAGATGCACATTTTaaagtgatttctttaaaaaggaggaaggtAAATAAGGCAAAATGAGCGGAAGCACAGTAATGAGATAAACATAGCTCTAGGGAGAGAGTCTGCCTGCTGCAGGATACAGCGTAGTTAGCAGCATCGTGATACTGCTGGAAGAGAGCGCTGGGGATTGCCGCTCGGCTGCCCGCTGGCCTCGGGCGCAGGCAGTTTGATTGTAACCAGCCCTGAGGGGAAGGGAGCTCTGAAGGAAATGTTTAACCAGCGCTTTCCAGAGGATGTTCTGGGGAGAAGGAGAGCAGCCGACGCCGGCTCGGAGGGAAGGCGCCGCAGCTGCGCAGATGCCGCTGCCGTAACCTGTGCGGTGCTGGCTGCCTGCCGCGCCGGAGGGGCTGCACCGCTCCCCGGCCGGTGCCGCCTCGCTGCCGGGCTGGCTGGAGCACGTGCCGGGCGGCGGGCTTCGGATAGGATTCGCTTCCTGGCCAGGCTGCGAGGCTGCACGCCTCGGCACCCGTCCCGCGCGGCGCGAGCGCCGGGCCCCCCCTCGGCAGGAGGGTGTACAGATGGGGCTCCCTCGCAAAGCCCTGGGAGCCATTTGCTCACAGAAGCCAATTAACTCAACGAGTGCTACGTAAGGACACGGCAGTGAGGCTGCCCCGTCCTTTTCCGCCGTGCTCACCTCAGACACCCGGGCAGAAGCCCCGGCTGCCCGCTGCTGAAGGGGGCAGGTTCGTTAGGCCGCTGTCAGCACAGAGCGACGTAGGTTGGGTTCGGGTTGTGTCGCGCGCTTGGGTGCGGCGGTGCCGCAGGCAGGCTGCCCGGCTCCGCGCCCTGCCTTGCCTTCCGCTTCGGCGCGTTTGCCGCGGCAGCACGCGGCGTGGCCTGCGCGCCCGTGGGGTGAAACCCCAGGTGGAGGTGGACGGTGCGAGGCCAGAAGCAGTGTCTGGACGCGGGCAGGGCTGGATGTAGGAACGCGGGCATTGCTGCCCGCTCCGCACGGCATCAGGGCAGAGCCCGGCCCCCATGGAGCGCTACCCCGAAGAGGTGGGGGTGCTGAGACAGTGCTGCCATGTTGCCGCGCGCTGTGGCACGGGCATGTGAAACAAGGGTCTCTTCCACTCCAGCTGACCCTGCCAGAGACCTCTTTGCATCTGGAAGAACAGCTGTGGTTTTCTTGTCTCATTTCAGACGGAAAAGGCGTAACTTCAGTAAACAAGCCACAGAAATCTTGAACGAGTATTTTTACTCCCACCTCAGTAACCCCTACCCCAGTGAAGAAGCCAAAGAAGAGCTGGCAAAGAAATGCAGCATCACAGTATCGCAGGTAAGCGGCGGGTGCCGGTCCCTGTCCCTCCGCATCCCGGGCAGTGCATCGACCTCCTGGCTCCCCTTGCAAAGCTGCCGTCTGCTGCCGGGCTCTGGGATGTGCTTCTGACAGAGCTGTGCGATACGGAGCAGGTCCCTGCCCCACGCACCTTCCTAATCCCTTTACATTTGCATTATTGACCATGGTAAAGTTCAGCAGGGTGATGGAACACGACTAAGCTCCGCAGGAAAGGCAGCGTGCGTGCGGGTGGCTGGGGTTGTGCTGGGGTAAAAAGAGTGCGCATAGAAAGATGaagatagaaataaaaaggcttTGAGAGCAGCACCCTACTTCACGTCAGCTTTCTCTCTGTGCAGTCAGTAAGATTCCTAGCTGAGTCTTACTGTCTGTGCTGAATTCATTACAACTTACTGTTATTTCGGGGGAAGGCCAGTTTATTGACAAACATATAATTTATCTCTATAGATCAGAATTTCTTTGATTGCTTGAAGTTGTTTTTCTAAGCCAGCCGGAAACTCAGCCTCTTGATGCACTGAAGTGACACGAGTGGTTTCTCTGTAGCAAAAATGTATTAAGCAGATTTGCTCCTTTTATCACATGTAACAGATGTTACTGTGAAGTTAATGCAAGAAGACCAGCATCTCCCTAATCAGAAATGCTCGCTCTCATTGGCTACGCCTGCTTTCTGCATAGGCCAAAGTACATTTACAGCTCTGGACTGGTGTCTCGCAGTGACGTTCAGGCCAACGCCACCGCTCCATCaagctttccttcccctttccttcacCAGATagcttaaaaagcaaaataacgCTTTGCATTTCTTGAGGACTGTACGTTTGATAGAAAACCAAAGGAGTGTGGCCCAGACAGCTTGGGGAAGGTCGCACTTGGGTGGCA is a window of Pelecanus crispus isolate bPelCri1 chromosome 9, bPelCri1.pri, whole genome shotgun sequence DNA encoding:
- the PBX3 gene encoding pre-B-cell leukemia transcription factor 3 isoform X5; the protein is MDEQSRMLQTLAGVNLAGHSVQGGMALPPPHGHEGADGDGRKQDIGDILHQIMTITDQSLDEAQAKKHALNCHRMKPALFSVLCEIKEKTGLSIRGAQEEDPPDPQLMRLDNMLLAEGVSGPEKGGGSAAAAAAAAASGGSSDNSIEHSDYRAKLTQIRQIYHTELEKYEQACNEFTTHVMNLLREQSRTRPISPKEIERMVGIIHRKFSSIQMQLKQSTCEAVMILRSRFLDARRKRRNFSKQATEILNEYFYSHLSNPYPSEEAKEELAKKCSITVSQVSNWFGNKRIRYKKNIGKFQEEANLYAAKTAVTAAHAVAAAVQNNQTNSPTTPNSAGGYPASCYQSDGRIQ
- the PBX3 gene encoding pre-B-cell leukemia transcription factor 3 isoform X4, encoding MDEQSRMLQTLAGVNLAGHSVQGGMALPPPHGHEGADGDGRKQDIGDILHQIMTITDQSLDEAQAKKHALNCHRMKPALFSVLCEIKEKTGLSIRGAQEEDPPDPQLMRLDNMLLAEGVSGPEKGGGSAAAAAAAAASGGSSDNSIEHSDYRAKLTQIRQIYHTELEKYEQACNEFTTHVMNLLREQSRTRPISPKEIERMVGIIHRKFSSIQMQLKQSTCEAVMILRSRFLDARRKRRNFSKQATEILNEYFYSHLSNPYPSEEAKEELAKKCSITVSQVSNWFGNKRIRYKKNIGKFQEEANLYAAKTAVTAAHAVAAAVQNNQTNSPTTPNSGGYPASCYQSDGRIQ